One Amorphoplanes digitatis genomic window carries:
- a CDS encoding ABC transporter ATP-binding protein has product MAARRVGLPALLPYLREHRGTLVVVGGLSLVAAVAALAQPVLVRTVLDGISAGTPIGGPVALLVVLLLTGAALGGVRDYLLQRTAEGLVLTTRRRLARHLLRLPIAEYDARRTGDLLSRVGADTTLLRAVVTSGLFEVVTGAVMVIGATIAMALLDPLLLAVTAAGLAVGLTVAVTVSRRVRGLSEQAQARLGEMTSAVERSISAARTIRASGAEEREAETVGLSAAQAYDAGMRVARLRALIGPAASAATQGAFLLVLGVGGARVAAGSISVGDLVAFILFLFFLVMPLGQALNAYAQLQTGLGALQRIEEVLDLPSETAADRPARPTAVISEPAVVFENVTFGYPGGEPVLRDVSFSVPAGSRVALVGPSGAGKSTVLALIERFYEVTSGTIRVGGADVRDLPRDALRRTLGYVEQEAPVLAGTLRDNLLLTAPGTDSARLLAALDEVNLGALATRTPAGLDVQVGEGGVLLSGGERQRLAIARTLLADAPILLLDEPTSNLDARNEAALREAIAAASFQRTLIVVAHRLSTVVDSDRIVVVEAGRVVATGTHRELLDTSPLYRELAAHQLLVS; this is encoded by the coding sequence ATGGCCGCGCGGAGGGTGGGGTTGCCGGCTCTGCTGCCGTATCTGCGCGAGCATCGCGGCACCCTGGTCGTGGTCGGCGGGCTGTCCCTGGTCGCCGCGGTCGCGGCCCTGGCGCAGCCGGTCCTGGTCCGCACGGTCCTGGACGGCATCTCGGCGGGCACCCCGATCGGCGGCCCGGTCGCGCTGCTGGTCGTCCTGCTGCTGACCGGCGCGGCCCTCGGCGGCGTGCGCGACTATCTGCTCCAGCGCACGGCGGAGGGGCTGGTCCTCACCACCCGCCGGCGCCTGGCCCGGCACCTGCTGCGCCTGCCGATCGCCGAGTACGACGCCCGCCGCACCGGTGACCTGCTGTCCCGGGTCGGCGCCGACACCACGCTCCTGCGCGCCGTCGTCACCTCCGGCCTGTTCGAGGTCGTGACGGGCGCCGTGATGGTCATCGGCGCGACGATCGCAATGGCCCTGCTCGACCCGTTGCTGCTCGCGGTCACCGCGGCCGGCCTCGCCGTCGGCCTGACCGTCGCCGTCACCGTCTCCCGGCGCGTGCGTGGCCTCTCCGAGCAGGCACAGGCCCGGCTCGGCGAGATGACCTCGGCGGTCGAGCGTTCCATCTCGGCCGCCCGGACCATCCGGGCCAGCGGCGCCGAGGAGCGCGAGGCCGAGACGGTGGGGCTCAGCGCCGCGCAGGCGTACGACGCGGGGATGCGGGTGGCCCGGCTGCGTGCGCTCATCGGTCCCGCCGCCTCGGCGGCCACCCAGGGCGCCTTCCTGCTGGTGCTCGGCGTCGGCGGTGCCCGGGTGGCGGCCGGCTCGATCAGCGTCGGCGATCTGGTGGCGTTCATCCTGTTCCTGTTCTTCCTGGTCATGCCGCTGGGCCAGGCGCTGAACGCGTACGCGCAGCTGCAGACCGGCCTGGGTGCGTTGCAGCGCATCGAGGAGGTGCTCGACCTGCCGTCGGAGACGGCGGCGGACCGCCCGGCCCGGCCGACCGCCGTGATCTCGGAGCCCGCGGTCGTCTTCGAGAACGTGACATTCGGGTATCCCGGAGGGGAGCCGGTGCTGCGGGACGTGTCGTTCAGCGTCCCGGCCGGCAGCCGCGTCGCGCTGGTCGGCCCGTCCGGCGCGGGCAAGTCGACGGTGCTGGCGCTGATCGAGCGCTTCTACGAGGTCACCTCGGGCACGATCCGGGTCGGCGGTGCCGACGTGCGGGACCTGCCCCGCGACGCGCTGCGCCGCACGCTGGGCTACGTGGAGCAGGAGGCGCCGGTGCTGGCCGGAACGCTGCGCGACAACCTGCTGCTCACCGCGCCCGGCACGGACTCCGCGCGGCTGCTCGCCGCGCTCGACGAGGTCAATCTCGGCGCGCTCGCCACCCGGACGCCGGCGGGCCTGGACGTGCAGGTGGGCGAGGGCGGTGTCCTGCTCTCGGGCGGCGAGCGGCAGCGGCTGGCGATCGCACGGACCCTGCTGGCGGACGCGCCGATCCTGCTGCTGGACGAGCCGACGAGCAACCTCGACGCCCGCAACGAGGCGGCCCTGCGCGAGGCGATCGCGGCGGCGTCCTTCCAGCGCACGCTGATCGTGGTGGCGCACCGCCTGAGCACCGTCGTCGACAGCGACCGGATCGTTGTCGTCGAGGCCGGGCGCGTCGTGGCCACCGGAACACACCGGGAGTTGCTGGACACCAGCCCGCTCTATCGCGAGCTCGCGGCGCACCAACTCCTGGTCTCCTGA
- the secA2 gene encoding accessory Sec system translocase SecA2 yields MGVSQRFKNRFRKFLQRPGTTVDLAPLEKRLPAIEAREEALRALDDAALTEAAGAADNFTEICAVGREAAWRALEQRPYDVQLVGAMALLAGRVAEMATGEGKTLTATIAAYGHVRLGHGPVHVLTVNDYLARRDATWMEPVYTLLGLTVGWVTEASTHEERREAYGADVTYVSVSEAGFDYLRDQLVTDVEDRVQRKLATCIVDEADSILIDEARVPMVLAGSIATESDPVHHAADLVRDLRPGKDFEVAEDGRSVAFTNDGLHALEAKMGIDLYADDQVEQLSAVNVALHARALLRRDVDYIVRDGTVELIDEMRGRVAQRRRWPDGLQAAVEAKEGLNATAEGEVLDTITVQAFIALYKTVCGMTATAVHVGEQLREYFKLEVAVIPSNTPNIREDEPDRIYSAHDMRDEALVEEIKIAHDKGRPVLIGTLDVKASELLAKQLAAAGVPSVVLNAKNDDEEAAIIAEAGALGAVTVSTQMAGRGVDIRLGGSDGKDAEKVAELGGLFVIGSGRHDSRRVDDQLRGRAGRQGDPGGSVFFVSLEDDLITRHAGDILPSSPRMDMDGVVHDEQVEYAVEHAQRVAEGVNHEIHRNTWRYSVVIEGQRLALAERRERLLTSEIAAIMLIERSPEKAGETDEDVLSDAARSIALYHLDRLWAEHLAELSEVREGVHLRALGKLDPLDEFHRSAVPAFQKVFTEIEARTIATFEETDLTDGYDPDRAEIVRPSATWTYLVHDNPFGSELDRLIAAVGRRLTSGG; encoded by the coding sequence ATGGGTGTGTCGCAGCGGTTCAAAAACCGGTTCCGTAAGTTTCTGCAGCGTCCGGGCACCACGGTCGATCTCGCACCGCTTGAGAAGCGGTTGCCGGCCATCGAAGCCCGTGAGGAGGCGTTGCGCGCGCTCGACGACGCCGCGCTGACCGAGGCCGCCGGCGCCGCCGACAACTTCACCGAGATCTGCGCCGTCGGCCGGGAGGCCGCCTGGCGCGCCCTCGAGCAGCGGCCGTACGACGTGCAGCTGGTCGGCGCCATGGCGCTGCTCGCCGGCCGGGTCGCCGAGATGGCCACCGGTGAGGGCAAGACGCTCACCGCGACCATCGCCGCGTACGGCCACGTCCGGCTGGGCCACGGTCCGGTGCACGTGCTGACCGTCAACGACTATCTGGCCCGGCGCGACGCCACCTGGATGGAGCCGGTCTACACCCTGCTCGGGCTCACCGTCGGCTGGGTCACCGAGGCCTCGACCCACGAGGAGCGGCGCGAGGCCTACGGCGCCGACGTCACCTACGTCTCGGTCAGCGAGGCCGGCTTCGACTACCTGCGCGACCAGCTCGTCACCGACGTCGAGGACCGGGTGCAGCGCAAGCTCGCCACCTGCATCGTCGACGAGGCCGACTCGATCCTGATCGACGAGGCCCGGGTGCCGATGGTGCTGGCCGGCAGCATCGCCACCGAGAGCGACCCGGTGCACCACGCCGCCGACCTGGTCCGCGACCTGCGCCCGGGCAAGGACTTCGAGGTCGCCGAGGACGGCCGCAGCGTCGCCTTCACCAACGACGGCCTGCACGCCCTCGAGGCGAAGATGGGCATCGACCTGTATGCGGACGACCAGGTCGAGCAGCTCTCCGCGGTCAACGTGGCGCTGCACGCCCGCGCCCTGCTGCGCCGCGACGTCGACTACATCGTGCGGGACGGCACGGTCGAGCTGATCGACGAGATGCGCGGCCGGGTCGCGCAGCGGCGGCGCTGGCCCGATGGGCTACAGGCGGCGGTCGAGGCCAAGGAGGGCCTGAACGCCACCGCCGAGGGCGAGGTGCTCGACACGATCACCGTGCAGGCGTTCATCGCGCTCTACAAGACGGTGTGCGGCATGACCGCCACCGCCGTGCACGTCGGCGAGCAGCTGCGCGAGTACTTCAAGCTCGAGGTCGCGGTCATCCCGTCGAACACCCCGAACATCCGTGAGGACGAGCCCGACCGGATCTACTCCGCGCACGACATGCGCGACGAGGCCCTGGTCGAGGAGATCAAGATCGCCCACGACAAGGGCCGGCCGGTGCTCATCGGCACCCTCGACGTGAAGGCGTCGGAGCTGCTCGCCAAGCAGCTCGCCGCGGCCGGGGTGCCCAGCGTCGTGCTGAACGCCAAGAACGACGACGAGGAGGCCGCGATCATCGCGGAGGCCGGCGCCCTCGGCGCGGTCACCGTCTCCACCCAGATGGCCGGCCGCGGCGTCGACATCCGCCTCGGCGGCAGCGACGGCAAGGACGCCGAGAAGGTGGCCGAGCTCGGCGGCCTGTTCGTCATCGGCAGCGGCCGGCACGACAGCCGCCGGGTCGACGACCAGCTGCGTGGCCGCGCCGGGCGTCAGGGCGACCCCGGCGGCTCGGTCTTCTTCGTCAGCCTCGAGGACGACCTGATCACCCGGCACGCCGGCGACATCCTGCCGTCGTCGCCGCGGATGGACATGGACGGCGTGGTGCACGACGAGCAGGTCGAGTACGCCGTCGAGCACGCGCAGCGCGTCGCGGAGGGCGTCAACCACGAGATCCACCGCAACACCTGGCGCTACAGCGTGGTGATCGAGGGGCAGCGGCTCGCCCTGGCCGAGCGCCGGGAGCGGCTGCTCACCTCCGAGATCGCGGCGATCATGCTGATCGAGCGCTCGCCGGAGAAGGCCGGGGAGACCGACGAGGACGTGCTCTCCGACGCCGCCCGTTCGATCGCGCTCTACCACCTGGACCGGCTCTGGGCGGAGCACCTGGCCGAGCTCTCCGAGGTGCGCGAGGGCGTGCACCTGCGGGCGCTGGGCAAGCTCGACCCGCTTGACGAGTTCCACCGCTCCGCCGTGCCGGCGTTCCAGAAGGTCTTCACCGAGATCGAGGCGCGCACGATCGCGACCTTCGAGGAGACCGACCTGACCGACGGCTACGACCCGGACCGCGCCGAGATCGTCCGGCCGAGCGCGACGTGGACGTACCTGGTGCACGACAACCCGTTCGGCTCCGAGCTGGACCGCCTCATCGCGGCGGTCGGCCGGCGCCTCACCTCGGGCGGCTGA
- a CDS encoding DUF3500 domain-containing protein: MRGAAAALLATPDGARAAAPFADDAARRWIEYRPRPRPGLSIADLGRTARKAAHRLLATALSPPAYAQAMTVLALEEILDRREGWARGRHSEDYHVIVFGAPSDDEWGWRFEGHHLSVSMTVAGDRVSPAPVFLGANPARVDTGGRVVLRPLAVEEDLAHELLRAMPAALRRRAVIADRAPSDVRSATNPASTVLTPHGVPRADLRPGERALLDQLIAVHLGRLPDDLAAALDPTGSDVHFAWEGPPGPGTRHYYRIQADDLLIEFDNTSEDGNHAHSVLRRPRGEFGGDILAAHRAGFPHD, from the coding sequence ATGCGCGGCGCCGCCGCGGCGCTGCTGGCGACCCCGGACGGCGCGCGGGCCGCGGCCCCCTTCGCCGACGACGCGGCGCGCCGCTGGATCGAGTACCGCCCCCGGCCACGGCCCGGCCTGAGCATCGCCGACCTCGGCCGCACCGCCCGCAAGGCCGCGCACCGGCTGCTCGCCACCGCGCTGAGCCCGCCCGCATACGCGCAGGCCATGACCGTGCTCGCGCTGGAGGAGATCCTCGACCGGCGGGAGGGCTGGGCCCGCGGCCGGCACAGCGAGGACTACCACGTCATCGTCTTCGGCGCGCCGTCCGATGACGAGTGGGGCTGGCGCTTCGAGGGCCACCACCTGTCGGTGAGCATGACCGTGGCCGGCGACCGGGTCTCCCCCGCGCCGGTGTTCCTCGGCGCCAATCCGGCGCGGGTCGACACCGGCGGACGGGTCGTGCTGCGGCCGCTCGCGGTCGAGGAGGACCTCGCACACGAACTGCTGCGCGCCATGCCGGCCGCGCTGCGCCGCCGTGCCGTGATCGCCGACCGGGCGCCCTCCGACGTCCGCTCGGCCACGAACCCGGCAAGCACCGTCCTGACGCCGCACGGCGTGCCGAGGGCCGATCTGCGGCCCGGCGAGCGCGCCCTGCTCGACCAGTTGATCGCCGTGCACCTGGGCCGGCTCCCCGACGACCTGGCCGCCGCCCTCGACCCCACCGGGTCCGACGTGCACTTCGCCTGGGAGGGCCCGCCCGGGCCCGGCACCCGGCACTACTACCGGATCCAGGCCGACGACCTGCTCATCGAGTTCGACAACACGTCCGAGGACGGCAACCACGCGCACAGCGTGCTGCGCCGCCCGCGCGGCGAGTTCGGCGGCGACATCCTCGCCGCGCACCGCGCGGGCTTCCCCCACGACTGA
- a CDS encoding signal peptidase I: MTDGVYVGRAGVDGVVNQGWLLGHFMPKGKLLHSDDVEVKWGVHPPGDRRAAWATDEIRTALLVLIKGAFDIELRDRTVLLREPGDYVVWGPGEDHSWQAGDVETVVLTVRWPSLPGWRLPPPRS; the protein is encoded by the coding sequence GTGACCGACGGGGTCTACGTCGGCCGTGCGGGTGTTGACGGCGTGGTGAACCAGGGCTGGCTGCTCGGCCATTTTATGCCGAAGGGCAAGCTCCTGCACAGCGACGATGTCGAGGTGAAGTGGGGCGTGCACCCGCCCGGCGACCGTCGCGCGGCTTGGGCCACCGACGAGATCCGGACGGCGTTGCTTGTGTTGATCAAGGGAGCGTTCGACATCGAGTTGCGCGACCGGACGGTGCTGCTGCGCGAGCCGGGCGACTACGTCGTCTGGGGACCCGGCGAGGACCACTCCTGGCAGGCCGGGGACGTGGAGACCGTGGTCCTGACGGTGCGCTGGCCGTCGCTGCCGGGCTGGCGCCTGCCACCGCCGAGGTCCTGA
- a CDS encoding winged helix-turn-helix domain-containing protein, protein MTLNIPLTGETLPPQAHRLIDAVRELVEAGQGSVAVESPSAAPVAGMPGEAPLREWADDTVEVRLLTASRQVLVDGELLPLTRLEFDLLLYLADHPRRVFSRTQLLNAVWGYEHTGERTVDVHVRRLRVKLGAQVSLITTVYGVGYRLADEARIVVLPHE, encoded by the coding sequence ATTACGCTCAACATCCCGTTGACGGGTGAGACCCTGCCGCCGCAGGCGCACCGGCTCATCGACGCCGTCCGTGAACTGGTCGAGGCCGGCCAGGGCTCGGTCGCCGTCGAGTCGCCGTCGGCCGCGCCCGTCGCGGGGATGCCGGGGGAGGCCCCGCTGCGCGAGTGGGCCGACGACACGGTCGAGGTGCGCCTGCTTACGGCATCGCGCCAGGTGCTCGTCGACGGCGAGCTGCTGCCGCTCACCCGGCTCGAGTTCGATCTGCTGCTCTACCTGGCCGATCACCCGCGCCGGGTGTTCAGCCGCACCCAGCTGCTCAACGCGGTCTGGGGCTACGAGCACACCGGCGAGCGCACGGTCGACGTGCACGTGCGCCGGTTGCGGGTCAAGCTGGGCGCACAGGTCTCGCTGATCACCACCGTCTACGGCGTGGGCTACCGCCTGGCCGACGAGGCCCGGATCGTGGTGCTGCCCCACGAATGA
- a CDS encoding uridine kinase: MRVRPVSLEVLVDELADRLAGIGGRVRVAIDGADAADPDALADGLVGPLRLRGRPAVRISTGDFLRPASVRLESGRTNPDSFYFGWLDEAGLRREVLDPAGPGGSGRIITRLWDARTDRAAREPYRDLPPDAVVIVSGPLLLGAGLPFDLTVHLQLSPAALARRTGPERRWTLPAFERYGAEVDPAALADVVVRLDDPRRPALVLGS, from the coding sequence GTGCGTGTGCGTCCGGTCTCCCTCGAAGTCCTGGTCGACGAGCTGGCCGATCGGCTGGCCGGAATCGGCGGGCGGGTGCGGGTGGCGATCGACGGCGCCGACGCCGCCGATCCCGATGCGCTCGCCGACGGCCTGGTCGGCCCGCTGCGGCTCCGGGGCCGTCCGGCCGTCCGGATCAGCACCGGCGACTTCCTGCGGCCCGCCTCGGTGCGCCTGGAGTCCGGCCGGACCAACCCGGACTCGTTCTACTTCGGCTGGCTGGACGAGGCGGGCCTGCGCCGGGAGGTCCTCGACCCGGCCGGCCCGGGCGGCAGCGGGCGGATCATCACCCGGCTCTGGGACGCCCGCACCGACCGTGCCGCCCGCGAGCCCTACCGCGACCTGCCGCCGGACGCGGTGGTGATCGTCAGCGGGCCGCTGCTGCTCGGCGCCGGGCTGCCGTTCGACCTCACCGTCCATCTGCAACTGTCGCCGGCCGCGCTGGCCCGCCGTACCGGGCCGGAGCGGCGCTGGACGCTGCCCGCGTTCGAGCGCTACGGGGCCGAGGTCGATCCGGCGGCGCTCGCCGACGTCGTGGTCCGCCTGGACGACCCGCGGCGGCCCGCCCTGGTCCTCGGATCGTGA
- a CDS encoding TraR/DksA family transcriptional regulator, producing MLVNSAVITGKGADTAKGRSVEEIEQIRGILRTRFDDLTAEYEEAVAENQKLRLVEIGDAAGDDQADSGSKTAERDAASSLIRTLLDRRTQAEHAMQRLEDGTYGNCEGCSKPIPVERLTVFPSATTCVACKANRERRAG from the coding sequence ATGCTCGTCAACAGCGCGGTCATCACGGGTAAAGGTGCCGACACCGCCAAGGGGCGCTCGGTCGAGGAGATCGAGCAGATCCGCGGGATTCTGCGGACCCGGTTCGACGACCTGACGGCCGAGTACGAGGAGGCCGTGGCCGAGAACCAGAAGCTGCGACTCGTCGAGATAGGCGATGCAGCCGGCGACGACCAGGCCGACAGTGGTTCCAAGACCGCGGAACGCGACGCGGCGTCGTCGCTCATCCGGACTCTGCTCGACCGGCGCACGCAGGCGGAGCACGCCATGCAGCGCCTGGAGGACGGCACGTACGGAAACTGCGAGGGTTGCTCGAAGCCGATCCCGGTGGAGCGGCTCACCGTGTTCCCGTCGGCCACCACATGCGTGGCCTGCAAGGCCAACCGCGAGAGGCGCGCGGGCTGA
- a CDS encoding DUF72 domain-containing protein has protein sequence MGEIQVGTASWTDKTLLESGWYPQTADNPEKRLAHYAKHFPVVEVDATYYGPPAEQTTRLWAERTPDRFTFNIKAFSMLTGHPTKVSAIYKDLRPETDKKNVYPGDLPPQAYEEIWTRFLSALDPLVEAGKLGALLFQFPPWWGIRRSNKDYLLEVAARCRPLRPVFEFRNASWFDGDNAAETLDFLRRHELPLVCVDMPQGHRSSVPPVVAATSDLAVVRFHGHSDKWTSRDIHEKFGYDYSKKELREWVPKLRALADEARTTQVFMNNCYSDYAQRNAGTLIELLGD, from the coding sequence ATGGGCGAGATCCAGGTCGGCACGGCGTCGTGGACCGACAAGACCCTGCTCGAGTCGGGGTGGTACCCGCAGACCGCGGACAACCCCGAGAAACGCCTGGCGCACTACGCGAAGCACTTCCCGGTCGTAGAGGTCGACGCGACCTACTACGGGCCGCCGGCCGAGCAGACCACCCGGCTGTGGGCCGAGCGCACGCCGGACCGTTTCACCTTCAACATCAAGGCCTTCAGCATGCTGACCGGCCATCCCACGAAGGTGTCGGCGATCTACAAGGACCTGCGCCCGGAGACCGACAAGAAGAACGTCTACCCGGGCGACCTGCCGCCGCAGGCGTACGAGGAGATCTGGACCCGGTTCCTGAGCGCCCTGGACCCGCTGGTCGAGGCGGGCAAGCTGGGCGCGCTGCTGTTCCAGTTCCCGCCCTGGTGGGGCATCCGCCGCTCCAACAAGGACTACCTGCTCGAGGTCGCCGCCCGGTGCAGACCGCTGCGACCGGTCTTCGAGTTCCGCAACGCGTCCTGGTTCGACGGCGACAACGCCGCGGAGACCCTGGACTTCCTGCGCCGGCACGAGCTTCCCCTGGTCTGCGTCGACATGCCGCAGGGCCACCGCTCGTCGGTGCCCCCGGTGGTGGCCGCGACCTCGGACCTGGCCGTCGTCCGGTTCCACGGCCACAGCGACAAGTGGACGAGCCGGGACATCCACGAGAAGTTCGGCTACGACTACTCCAAGAAGGAACTCCGCGAGTGGGTGCCGAAGCTGCGCGCCCTCGCCGACGAGGCCCGGACCACCCAGGTCTTCATGAACAACTGCTACTCCGACTACGCCCAGCGCAACGCCGGCACCCTCATCGAGCTGCTCGGGGACTAG
- a CDS encoding aminotransferase class IV, protein MLNVELNGQAPDLARLHRIATLNYGHFTSFQVRDHRVRGLALHVARLADGAEELFGHRIGVAEEHRLLGLIRHALGDVRDASVRVTFVPGPDEQGPPDVLVSVSDPVPEEPGPPLRAQSVIYERELPEHKHRATMGLTYHLREARLAGFDDALFLGRDALVREGTTWNVAFWDGSQVVWPVAPVLRGVTMVLLQIAMSINGTPWTLRPIGAEELPGFAAAAAVNSHCPARPIASIDELPLKDDGLLAETLREAWSTVPWDDL, encoded by the coding sequence GTGCTGAACGTCGAGCTGAACGGGCAGGCGCCGGACCTGGCGCGGCTGCACCGGATCGCCACCCTGAACTACGGGCACTTCACGTCGTTCCAGGTGCGCGACCACAGGGTCCGTGGCCTGGCCCTGCACGTCGCCCGGCTCGCCGACGGCGCCGAGGAGCTGTTCGGGCACCGCATCGGCGTCGCGGAGGAACACCGGCTGCTCGGCCTGATCCGGCACGCACTCGGCGACGTCCGCGATGCCTCCGTACGGGTGACTTTCGTGCCGGGCCCCGACGAGCAGGGCCCGCCGGACGTCCTGGTGTCGGTCTCCGATCCGGTACCGGAGGAGCCCGGGCCGCCGCTGCGGGCGCAGTCCGTGATCTACGAACGCGAGCTGCCGGAGCACAAGCACCGGGCGACCATGGGGCTCACCTACCACCTGCGCGAGGCGCGGCTGGCCGGCTTCGACGACGCGCTGTTCCTCGGCCGCGACGCCCTGGTCCGCGAGGGCACCACCTGGAACGTGGCGTTCTGGGACGGCAGCCAGGTGGTGTGGCCGGTCGCGCCGGTGCTCAGGGGCGTGACGATGGTGCTGCTCCAGATCGCGATGAGCATCAACGGCACACCGTGGACGCTGCGGCCGATCGGCGCGGAGGAGCTACCCGGCTTCGCGGCCGCCGCGGCGGTGAACTCGCACTGCCCGGCACGCCCGATCGCCAGCATCGACGAGCTGCCGCTCAAGGACGACGGCCTCCTCGCGGAGACCCTCCGGGAGGCCTGGTCGACCGTGCCCTGGGACGACCTCTAG